A DNA window from Thermodesulfovibrionales bacterium contains the following coding sequences:
- a CDS encoding DUF4212 domain-containing protein produces MSEERKERLKAYWRQNLTYIIILLSIWFTVSYLFGIIFANELDKIKIFGFPLGFWFAQQGSVITFVILIAVYVKLMNELDRKYDVHEK; encoded by the coding sequence ATGTCAGAAGAAAGAAAAGAGAGACTCAAGGCATACTGGAGACAGAATCTAACATACATAATAATACTTCTTTCAATATGGTTTACTGTCTCCTATCTTTTCGGGATAATCTTTGCAAATGAACTTGATAAAATCAAGATATTTGGCTTTCCTCTAGGATTCTGGTTTGCCCAGCAGGGATCTGTTATAACCTTTGTGATTCTGATTGCAGTTTACGTAAAGCTCATGAATGAGCTCGACAGAAAATATGATGTTCACGAAAAATAA